A genomic window from Candidatus Eremiobacteraceae bacterium includes:
- a CDS encoding isocitrate lyase/phosphoenolpyruvate mutase family protein — translation MNSTDSVAAFRALHAQDRVLVIPNVWDAASAAVFKSAGAQAIATTSCGLAWSCGYPDGDMLPQDSMLFAVRAICRVARGTPVSVDFESGYSSDPRAVADAVLQLREIGVAGINLEDGADRPQLTAEKIIAIKRAVAGHGDIFINARTDVYLRELAAGEDAVRETIERGKRFQDAGADGFFVPALTENGAIERITSSVPLPLNALVWPGLAPTDTLYKLGVRRLSAGGRLAEVALSAARTAARAFMRDESRDEAVAHPGGVTYDEMNALFQ, via the coding sequence ATGAACTCGACCGATTCCGTCGCGGCCTTTCGGGCGCTGCACGCCCAAGACCGTGTTCTCGTCATCCCCAATGTTTGGGATGCGGCCTCGGCGGCCGTGTTCAAAAGCGCCGGCGCTCAGGCGATCGCCACGACGAGCTGTGGTCTCGCCTGGTCATGCGGATACCCGGACGGCGATATGCTGCCGCAAGACAGCATGCTCTTCGCCGTTCGCGCGATCTGTCGCGTGGCGCGCGGCACACCCGTCTCGGTGGATTTCGAAAGCGGTTATTCGAGTGATCCGCGCGCCGTCGCAGACGCGGTCTTGCAGCTGCGCGAGATCGGCGTGGCAGGCATCAATCTCGAGGACGGCGCCGATCGACCACAACTGACTGCCGAAAAGATCATCGCCATCAAGCGCGCTGTCGCAGGTCATGGTGATATCTTCATCAACGCGCGTACCGACGTCTATCTTCGCGAACTCGCAGCCGGAGAGGATGCGGTACGCGAGACGATCGAGCGAGGAAAGCGATTCCAAGATGCGGGCGCCGACGGTTTTTTCGTACCGGCTCTGACCGAGAACGGCGCGATCGAACGGATAACCTCGTCGGTCCCGCTGCCGCTGAACGCGCTCGTATGGCCGGGGTTGGCGCCAACGGATACGCTCTATAAGCTCGGCGTTCGCCGCTTGAGCGCGGGTGGCCGTCTTGCCGAAGTCGCTCTGAGCGCTGCACGCACCGCGGCGCGCGCGTTCATGCGCGACGAATCGCGCGACGAGGCGGTCGCTCATCCGGGCGGCGTGACGTACGACGAGATGAACGCACTCTTTCAATAG